The following proteins come from a genomic window of Flavobacterium crocinum:
- the tyrS gene encoding tyrosine--tRNA ligase, with protein sequence METIQKLKENTAIFLPENGLEEKLNQAAKENRKLIIKLGFDPTAPDLHLGHAVVLKKLKQFQDLGHQIVIVVGSFTAQIGDPTGKNKSRKPLNAKEVEHNAATYISQLSKIIDVEKALIVFNSDWLDALSFSEIIQIMSNVTVAQLLHRNDFNKRFTENTPIAMHELVYPILQGFDSVKINADIEMGGTDQLFNCTMGRQLQENFKMAAQIVMCMPLLKGLDGKEKMSKSLHNTIGLIDEPNEMFGKTMSIPDDLILEFLELTTDFSFKEKLEIKKRLELENPMNIKKLIAKNIITQYHDQNSADKAEDFFVNQFQNKNQETKSFVSVMISSLKNESNQISLIDLCSLIKNDITKSANRRLIESGAVQINQEKILNPYELIPLLKETKIKIGKRNFYELV encoded by the coding sequence ATGGAAACAATTCAAAAACTTAAAGAAAACACTGCCATCTTTCTTCCCGAAAATGGTTTGGAAGAAAAATTAAATCAGGCTGCAAAAGAAAACAGAAAACTAATTATCAAACTGGGTTTTGATCCCACAGCGCCTGATTTGCATTTAGGACATGCTGTTGTCTTGAAAAAGCTAAAACAATTTCAGGATTTGGGGCATCAAATTGTGATTGTAGTGGGAAGTTTTACTGCACAGATTGGCGATCCAACTGGTAAAAACAAAAGCAGAAAACCATTAAATGCGAAAGAAGTAGAACACAATGCCGCAACATACATTTCGCAATTATCAAAGATTATTGATGTAGAAAAAGCGCTAATCGTTTTTAATTCTGATTGGCTTGATGCACTTTCTTTTTCTGAGATCATCCAGATTATGTCCAATGTTACGGTTGCTCAATTACTGCACAGAAATGATTTTAACAAACGTTTTACAGAAAACACGCCAATCGCCATGCACGAATTGGTTTACCCAATCCTGCAGGGATTTGATTCAGTAAAAATCAATGCTGATATTGAAATGGGTGGTACCGATCAGTTATTTAATTGCACAATGGGAAGACAATTGCAGGAAAATTTTAAAATGGCCGCACAAATTGTAATGTGTATGCCTTTGCTGAAAGGTCTTGACGGAAAAGAAAAGATGAGTAAATCGCTTCACAATACCATTGGTTTAATTGATGAGCCAAATGAAATGTTTGGCAAAACAATGTCAATTCCGGATGATCTTATTTTGGAATTTCTGGAATTAACAACCGATTTTTCATTCAAGGAGAAACTGGAAATAAAGAAAAGACTGGAACTGGAAAATCCGATGAACATTAAAAAGTTAATTGCAAAAAACATCATTACGCAATACCATGATCAAAACAGTGCAGATAAAGCCGAAGATTTTTTTGTTAATCAGTTTCAAAATAAAAATCAGGAAACGAAGTCTTTTGTTTCGGTTATGATTTCTTCTTTAAAAAATGAATCCAATCAAATTTCCTTAATTGACCTTTGTTCGTTAATTAAAAATGATATTACAAAATCGGCAAACAGACGGTTAATTGAAAGTGGTGCCGTTCAGATTAATCAGGAGAAAATTTTAAATCCGTACGAATTGATTCCACTTTTAAAAGAAACCAAAATTAAGATTGGAAAAAGGAACTTTTATGAGTTAGTTTAG
- a CDS encoding NADH:flavin oxidoreductase, producing MSTNNLFSPFNLKTLNLKNRIVMAPMTRSFSPNGVPTDEVAAYYQKRAEGEVGLILSEGTVINRPSSSNDANVPHFYGDLALNGWKKVIEEVHAAGGQMGPQIWHMGIMDNHHSGWVPPVPFEGPSGLNRPDFRNGVAMSEKDIEDTILAFGKAAADAKRLGFDTIEIHGAHGYLIDQFFRAETNLREDIYGGKTLPERNRFAIEVIKEIRKQVGNDFAVIMRFSQFKPSDYNYKLAKNPQELEAWLTPLVDAGVDIIHASQRRFWEPEFEDSDLNFAGWAKKVTGAPTITVGSVGLSGDFFGAFAGESSQPTSLEELNRRFDRGDFDLVAVGRPLLSDPNWVAKIKAGKTDELKGFSKEALGQLVLE from the coding sequence ATGAGTACAAACAACCTTTTTTCTCCGTTTAACTTAAAAACGTTAAACCTGAAAAACAGAATCGTAATGGCGCCAATGACGCGCTCTTTTTCTCCTAATGGAGTTCCAACTGACGAAGTAGCCGCTTACTATCAAAAAAGAGCGGAAGGTGAAGTTGGTTTAATTTTATCTGAAGGAACTGTAATTAACAGACCTTCATCATCAAATGATGCAAATGTTCCTCATTTTTATGGCGATTTAGCTTTAAATGGCTGGAAAAAAGTGATCGAAGAAGTTCATGCAGCAGGCGGACAAATGGGACCGCAAATCTGGCATATGGGAATTATGGACAACCATCATTCAGGATGGGTTCCACCAGTTCCTTTCGAAGGTCCGTCGGGATTGAATCGTCCTGATTTCAGAAATGGTGTTGCCATGTCTGAAAAAGATATCGAAGATACTATTCTTGCATTTGGTAAAGCTGCCGCTGATGCCAAAAGATTAGGTTTTGATACAATTGAAATTCACGGTGCGCACGGTTATTTAATTGATCAATTCTTTAGAGCTGAAACCAATTTACGTGAAGATATTTACGGTGGCAAAACATTGCCGGAACGTAATCGTTTTGCTATTGAAGTAATCAAAGAAATCAGAAAACAAGTTGGAAATGATTTTGCAGTTATTATGCGTTTTTCTCAATTCAAACCTTCTGATTACAATTATAAACTGGCTAAAAATCCGCAGGAATTAGAAGCCTGGCTTACTCCTCTTGTAGATGCCGGTGTTGATATTATACACGCTTCTCAACGCAGATTCTGGGAACCTGAATTTGAAGATTCTGATTTAAACTTTGCTGGTTGGGCTAAAAAAGTAACGGGAGCACCAACAATTACAGTAGGTTCAGTTGGGCTTTCCGGTGATTTCTTCGGTGCTTTTGCGGGAGAAAGCTCTCAGCCGACTTCTTTAGAAGAATTAAACAGACGTTTCGACAGAGGCGATTTTGATTTGGTTGCCGTTGGAAGACCGCTTTTATCTGATCCGAATTGGGTGGCTAAAATCAAAGCAGGGAAAACTGATGAGCTAAAAGGCTTTAGCAAAGAAGCTTTAGGACAATTGGTTTTAGAGTAA
- a CDS encoding helix-turn-helix domain-containing protein, whose product MNNQTETQNCDFTSDLKMKGFKVYPINGDFSKVPVYSRRDFYKICINTSKSLIQYADRGIETDGSILFFGNPIIPYSWETLSETYEGYACVFTEEFLRANDRSETLQESPLFKIGGTPIFSLNAEQKVFIDSLFQKMIQEYETDYVFKDDLMRSYVNLIIHESMKMQPSENFFKHKNASSRITSLFLELLERQFPIETKNEPLTLKTPQDYAQSLAVHVNHLNRSVKEITGRPTTAHITDRIINEAKALLQHTDWSISDIGYSLGFEYPSYFNNYFKRLTGTVPKSLRM is encoded by the coding sequence ATGAATAATCAGACAGAAACTCAGAATTGCGATTTTACTTCAGATTTAAAAATGAAGGGATTTAAAGTGTATCCTATAAATGGGGATTTTAGTAAAGTTCCCGTTTACAGCCGAAGAGACTTTTATAAAATCTGCATCAATACCAGTAAAAGCCTTATACAATACGCCGACCGTGGAATAGAAACCGACGGAAGTATCTTGTTTTTTGGTAATCCGATTATTCCATATTCCTGGGAAACGCTTTCTGAGACTTATGAAGGTTATGCCTGTGTTTTTACAGAAGAATTCCTGAGAGCAAATGACCGTTCTGAAACCTTGCAGGAATCGCCTTTGTTTAAAATAGGAGGAACGCCAATTTTTTCTTTAAACGCTGAGCAAAAGGTTTTTATAGACTCATTATTCCAAAAAATGATTCAGGAATATGAAACCGATTATGTTTTTAAAGACGATTTGATGCGCAGTTATGTCAATTTGATTATTCACGAATCTATGAAGATGCAGCCTTCTGAGAATTTCTTCAAACATAAAAATGCCTCTTCGAGAATTACCTCTTTGTTCCTAGAATTATTAGAAAGACAATTTCCGATAGAAACCAAAAATGAGCCATTAACATTAAAGACACCGCAGGATTACGCGCAAAGTCTAGCCGTTCATGTCAATCATTTAAATCGTTCTGTGAAAGAAATTACAGGAAGACCAACAACAGCTCATATTACAGACCGAATTATAAACGAAGCCAAAGCATTATTACAGCATACCGATTGGAGTATTTCTGATATCGGTTATTCACTTGGATTTGAATATCCGAGTTATTTTAACAACTATTTTAAAAGGCTTACTGGAACGGTTCCAAAATCACTTCGTATGTAA
- a CDS encoding aldo/keto reductase, translated as MQTRKLGNSGLEVSALGLGCMGMSFGYGPAHDKNEMISLLRSSYEKGITFFDTAECYGPFLNEELLGEALAPFRDKIVIATKFGFLEGDSKKGLDSRPEWIRKSIEGSLKRLNTDVIDLYYQHRVDPNVPIEDVAGTIKNLIQEGKVKHFGLSEAGAESIRRAHAIQPVTALQSEYSLWWRTPEEEIFPTLEELGIGFVPFSPLGRGFLTAKIDENTRFDSTDFRNSLPRFAPEARKTNQAFVDLLGKMAADRGVTNAQMALAWNLAQKPWIVPIPGTTKLHRLEENLGALNLQLSAQDLKEIDEAASKITIEGARYPEQLQKIAGK; from the coding sequence ATGCAAACACGTAAACTAGGAAATAGCGGTCTGGAAGTCTCAGCACTGGGACTGGGCTGTATGGGAATGAGTTTTGGATATGGTCCTGCTCATGACAAAAATGAAATGATCAGTCTTTTGCGTTCATCGTATGAAAAAGGAATTACTTTTTTTGATACTGCAGAATGTTACGGACCTTTTTTGAATGAAGAGTTGCTGGGTGAGGCTTTAGCGCCTTTTCGCGATAAAATTGTAATTGCAACTAAATTCGGTTTTTTGGAAGGAGATTCTAAAAAAGGATTAGACAGCCGTCCGGAATGGATTAGAAAAAGTATTGAAGGCTCATTAAAAAGATTGAATACTGATGTAATTGATTTGTATTATCAACATCGTGTAGATCCGAATGTTCCAATCGAGGATGTTGCAGGAACTATCAAAAATTTAATTCAGGAAGGAAAAGTGAAACATTTCGGACTTTCAGAAGCTGGCGCAGAAAGTATTCGTCGTGCGCATGCGATTCAGCCTGTTACAGCCTTGCAGAGTGAATATTCACTTTGGTGGAGAACACCGGAAGAAGAAATTTTCCCAACCTTAGAAGAACTCGGAATTGGATTTGTGCCTTTCAGTCCGTTGGGAAGAGGTTTTCTAACCGCAAAAATTGATGAAAATACGCGATTTGACAGTACAGATTTTAGAAATTCACTGCCACGTTTTGCTCCTGAAGCAAGAAAAACAAATCAGGCTTTTGTTGATTTATTAGGAAAAATGGCTGCTGACAGAGGAGTAACAAACGCACAAATGGCATTGGCATGGAATCTGGCTCAAAAACCATGGATCGTTCCGATTCCAGGAACAACCAAACTGCATCGCTTAGAAGAAAATCTTGGTGCACTAAATTTGCAGCTTTCAGCACAAGACCTTAAAGAAATTGATGAAGCAGCTTCCAAAATAACAATTGAAGGAGCAAGATATCCGGAACAGTTGCAGAAGATAGCTGGGAAATAA
- a CDS encoding lysozyme inhibitor LprI family protein, producing MIKKTLLAVLVLVSLKSNSQTLETVSKMKLNYQKCLDKGNNMSGCSINYYNQSDSLLNVVYKNLKEKISSKEQSKLKKEQLEWLKKRDVYFEKVYSDTKKEGHFIEGTRDFEMVVFDEKANFVFGRVKELIKRN from the coding sequence ATGATTAAAAAGACACTTTTAGCAGTATTGGTTTTGGTTTCGCTTAAATCCAATTCACAGACACTGGAAACAGTTTCAAAAATGAAATTGAATTATCAGAAATGTTTGGATAAAGGAAACAATATGAGTGGTTGTTCCATAAATTATTACAATCAATCCGATAGTTTGCTAAATGTGGTTTATAAAAATCTGAAAGAGAAAATAAGTTCCAAAGAACAATCAAAATTGAAAAAAGAACAATTAGAGTGGCTTAAAAAAAGAGATGTATATTTTGAAAAAGTCTATTCGGATACTAAAAAAGAAGGACATTTTATTGAAGGAACCCGAGACTTTGAAATGGTCGTTTTTGATGAAAAAGCCAATTTTGTTTTCGGACGAGTAAAAGAACTGATTAAGAGAAATTAG
- a CDS encoding cupin domain-containing protein, producing MSTNYSAVIEEGKVPNTYMTGDVSYKKQTSDIHPENTVVKEVTFEPCARSNWHSNAGLHMLIAKEGSGYYQERGSAVRMLKKDEVVTILPGIEHWYGATPFEKFSYVAIITEVDKGHGVWMEPVTDGEYFLLSSF from the coding sequence ATGTCAACAAATTATTCAGCCGTTATCGAAGAAGGAAAAGTCCCGAACACCTATATGACGGGTGACGTTTCCTATAAAAAACAAACCAGTGATATTCATCCAGAAAACACTGTTGTAAAGGAAGTGACTTTCGAGCCTTGCGCAAGAAGTAATTGGCATAGTAATGCAGGCTTGCATATGCTGATTGCAAAAGAAGGAAGTGGTTATTATCAGGAAAGAGGAAGTGCAGTGAGAATGCTTAAAAAAGATGAAGTCGTGACTATTTTACCAGGTATAGAACACTGGTACGGTGCCACTCCGTTTGAGAAATTCTCTTATGTAGCCATTATTACAGAAGTAGATAAAGGTCACGGCGTTTGGATGGAACCCGTAACCGATGGAGAGTATTTTCTCTTAAGTAGTTTCTAG
- a CDS encoding DUF4142 domain-containing protein, which produces MKKLLLAGKAILGAGLIIIFLQSCKNETKQEDPKEVAEDANEAKFDSIDSKEDDSEFLVDQAEINLAEIEIGKLAQSKSTNPEVKKFGKMLVDEHTKSASEVSALAKAKNFTLPTSLTEEGQEEYKKLNEKSGVDFDKKFADMMIDGHEKAINKLQDASKNAVDEDVKTWASNNIAGLTAHLEHAKLLKQNLDKK; this is translated from the coding sequence ATGAAAAAGTTATTATTAGCCGGAAAAGCCATTTTAGGAGCAGGATTAATTATTATATTCCTTCAATCTTGTAAAAACGAAACCAAACAAGAAGACCCAAAAGAAGTTGCAGAAGATGCAAACGAGGCTAAATTTGATTCTATAGACAGTAAAGAAGATGATTCTGAATTTTTAGTAGATCAGGCTGAAATCAATTTGGCTGAAATCGAAATAGGAAAACTGGCACAAAGTAAAAGTACCAATCCGGAAGTGAAAAAATTTGGTAAAATGCTTGTTGATGAGCATACCAAATCAGCTTCAGAGGTAAGCGCTTTAGCGAAAGCAAAAAACTTTACTTTACCAACTTCGCTAACAGAAGAAGGTCAAGAGGAATATAAAAAGCTAAACGAAAAATCAGGTGTAGATTTTGATAAAAAATTCGCAGATATGATGATCGATGGTCACGAAAAAGCAATTAATAAACTTCAAGACGCCTCTAAAAATGCGGTAGACGAAGATGTAAAAACGTGGGCATCTAACAATATTGCGGGTTTAACAGCACATCTAGAGCATGCAAAACTATTGAAGCAAAATCTGGATAAAAAGTAA
- a CDS encoding NAD(P)-dependent alcohol dehydrogenase, with protein METKSIKAFGTEAAEAPLQTLDIQRRAVQAHDVEIEILYCGICHSDLHTARNEWHGTIYPIVPGHEIVGRITKIGEHVKGFKVGDLAGVGCMVDSCRECEHCKNDQEQFCDEGNIQTFNSPDKHLGGQTYGGYSQSITVDESFVLHISDKLNLAAVAPLLCAGITTYSPLKHWKVGPGQKVGIVGIGGLGHMGIKIAKAMGAHVVVFTTSLSKTDDAKRLGADEVVLSTDETQMAKHARSLNFILDCVSAEHNIDAYLNLLKVDGTLTLVGAPMEPLPVTSFSLILGRRSFSGSLIGGIKETQEMLDFCAEHNITSDVEVIGVNDVNDAYERLLKGDVKYRFVIDMESLK; from the coding sequence ATGGAAACAAAAAGCATTAAAGCCTTTGGTACAGAAGCAGCCGAAGCACCCTTACAAACCTTAGATATTCAAAGAAGAGCAGTACAGGCACACGATGTTGAAATCGAAATTTTATACTGCGGAATCTGTCACTCAGACTTACATACAGCTAGAAACGAATGGCATGGAACCATTTATCCGATTGTTCCCGGACATGAAATTGTGGGTCGTATTACAAAAATAGGAGAACATGTAAAAGGTTTCAAAGTTGGCGATCTGGCAGGAGTAGGTTGTATGGTAGATTCTTGCAGAGAATGCGAACATTGTAAAAATGATCAGGAGCAGTTCTGTGACGAAGGAAATATTCAGACATTTAATTCGCCAGACAAACATTTAGGAGGACAAACTTACGGAGGTTATTCTCAGAGTATTACAGTTGATGAAAGCTTCGTTCTGCACATTTCAGACAAATTAAATCTTGCTGCTGTAGCGCCACTATTGTGTGCAGGAATCACAACTTATTCACCATTAAAACACTGGAAAGTAGGACCTGGTCAAAAAGTAGGAATCGTTGGAATTGGAGGTCTTGGACATATGGGAATCAAAATAGCAAAAGCTATGGGAGCTCACGTTGTGGTTTTTACGACTTCATTATCTAAAACCGATGATGCCAAACGTCTTGGAGCAGATGAGGTTGTATTATCTACAGACGAAACACAAATGGCAAAACATGCCAGAAGTTTAAACTTTATTTTAGACTGCGTTTCTGCTGAACACAATATCGATGCTTATTTAAATTTACTAAAAGTTGATGGAACACTTACACTTGTTGGTGCGCCGATGGAGCCGCTTCCTGTAACCTCTTTCAGTTTGATTTTAGGAAGAAGAAGTTTCTCAGGCTCACTAATTGGAGGAATTAAAGAAACTCAGGAAATGCTTGATTTCTGTGCAGAGCACAACATTACATCAGATGTAGAAGTAATTGGCGTAAATGATGTGAATGATGCCTACGAAAGATTATTAAAAGGAGACGTTAAATATCGATTTGTGATTGATATGGAGTCTTTGAAATAG
- a CDS encoding ArsR/SmtB family transcription factor, translating into METIEIFKALSNKSRLQMLEWLKEPEINFPGQLEHAGFEHGVCVGQIQAKAGLTQSTVSEYLSILQRAGFIEAKRVGQWTYYKRNEGAFEALSKLIQSNL; encoded by the coding sequence ATGGAAACAATAGAAATTTTTAAAGCTTTATCTAACAAGTCCAGACTACAAATGCTGGAATGGTTAAAAGAACCGGAAATTAATTTTCCCGGTCAGCTGGAACATGCCGGATTTGAACACGGAGTTTGTGTGGGTCAGATTCAGGCGAAGGCTGGTTTAACACAATCGACAGTTTCAGAATATCTGTCTATTTTACAACGCGCCGGTTTTATCGAAGCCAAGCGTGTGGGACAATGGACTTACTATAAACGCAACGAAGGTGCCTTTGAAGCACTTAGTAAATTAATTCAATCTAATTTGTAA
- a CDS encoding DUF7218 family protein: protein MPNPRIKNEEQYEALVKKGYSKEKSARIANTPDAGKKGGKAKPYEEWTKEELQKQASRVGIKGRSYMNKKGLIESLRNN from the coding sequence ATGCCAAATCCTAGAATTAAAAATGAAGAGCAATATGAAGCGTTGGTAAAAAAAGGATACAGCAAAGAAAAATCTGCTCGTATTGCCAATACGCCGGATGCAGGAAAGAAAGGTGGAAAAGCGAAACCTTATGAAGAATGGACAAAAGAAGAGCTTCAAAAACAAGCTTCTAGAGTCGGAATCAAAGGAAGATCTTATATGAACAAAAAAGGACTTATAGAGTCTCTTAGAAATAATTAA
- a CDS encoding TlpA family protein disulfide reductase, whose translation MKKPLLILAFLCCVITNSKAQVVGVDVGDIAPEIDLPDTKGEKVALSSLRGSLVLVDFWASWCGPCIKEQPLLLKLHNAYPDKLSVYGVSMDTKKPLWTGAIAKGKLPWTNVSDLKYWQSPVVGDYMLQSVPLNFLVDKNGIILAKNIHGKALEDMVKSILE comes from the coding sequence ATGAAAAAACCGCTACTCATTTTAGCATTTTTATGTTGTGTAATAACCAATTCAAAAGCACAAGTTGTAGGTGTTGATGTTGGCGACATCGCTCCAGAAATTGACCTTCCGGATACAAAAGGAGAAAAAGTTGCACTTTCTTCTTTAAGAGGTTCCTTAGTTTTAGTAGACTTTTGGGCTTCGTGGTGTGGGCCTTGTATTAAAGAACAGCCTTTATTACTAAAATTGCATAATGCTTATCCAGACAAATTATCTGTTTATGGAGTTTCAATGGATACCAAAAAACCATTGTGGACTGGAGCCATTGCAAAAGGGAAATTACCGTGGACAAACGTAAGTGACTTAAAATACTGGCAGTCTCCGGTTGTAGGAGATTATATGTTACAATCGGTTCCTTTAAACTTTTTGGTTGATAAAAATGGCATTATATTAGCTAAAAATATTCATGGAAAAGCGCTTGAAGATATGGTGAAAAGTATTTTGGAATAA
- the galA gene encoding beta-galactosidase GalA — translation MKTTSVAKTLLSFFLLLSFWVSAQKSERELILIDKDWRFSFGHLYDTEKDFGHATGYFSYLTKTGFGDGPAAKDFDDRAWRKLDLPHDWAVEQPFSESASFSHGFKAAGKNYPEKSIGWYRKKINIPESDLGKIISIKFDGVFRNSKVFFNGFYLGTEQSGYNGFEYDVTAYVNYGGENTIVVRADASMEEGWFYEGAGIYRHVYLQKTNPIHVKANGTYVTSELKNNDAEITAEVSMENKGNFTGSLEVIQTIFDGSNKQIVTNSEKVTAPEFYKTATFTSKLNVKNPLLWDIDTPNLYRLVAQIQQNGKVIDSYETTFGIRTIKFDAENGFFLNGKPLKLKGTNNHQDHAGIGTALPDEIQYYRIKKLKEMGSNAYRCSHHPPTPELLKACDELGMLVIDETRLMGINDYHLNDLQRMMERDRNHPSIFCWSVGNEEWNIEGGIVGERITNVMQNFAKSIDPTRPVTVGISSGFKSGISSVVEIMGYNYLGNGDIDAHRNQFKNQPGMGTEEGSTFATRGIYFTDDAKHYQSAYDKKPRPTFYSIEEGWKFYSERPYLAGMFIWTGFDYRGEPTPYGWPSVTSYFGMMDVCGFPKDNVFYLKSWWGKEPVLHLLPHWNWNGMEGTAIDVWAYSNCDEVELFLNKKSLGKKKMEQNGHLEWKVNYTPGTLEAVGYKNGKKVLTEIQKTTGKAENIKLSLDKENVVKGNVSVVTVEVTDKNGLHVPIANDEIEFAIKGGKILGVGNGNPTSLENDQFIDDLALVSITNFQEQKGTTSVLPQQLSNYPESEWITAFKDRDYKKQASSYIYRGEFELKNNSVKNTVSFFYKKIGVETVVFVNGTKVEPSKEDAQKYTFNTAILKEGKNTIHIVATPLLKVKDWDVMNTDPGVIQIITPAEPWKRKLFNGYAQIIIQKEDNAKEVILSASAKGLRTGSLKN, via the coding sequence ATGAAAACCACTTCTGTTGCAAAAACTTTACTTTCATTTTTTCTGTTATTATCGTTTTGGGTTTCAGCTCAGAAATCGGAAAGAGAATTAATTTTAATTGATAAAGACTGGCGATTTTCGTTTGGACATTTATATGATACAGAAAAAGATTTTGGACATGCTACAGGCTATTTTTCTTATTTAACCAAAACAGGTTTTGGAGATGGACCTGCAGCAAAAGATTTTGACGACCGGGCATGGAGAAAATTGGATCTTCCTCACGATTGGGCGGTTGAACAGCCTTTTAGCGAAAGCGCCAGTTTTAGTCATGGATTTAAGGCAGCAGGTAAAAATTATCCTGAAAAAAGCATTGGCTGGTACAGAAAGAAAATCAATATTCCGGAAAGTGATTTAGGTAAGATTATATCCATAAAATTTGATGGTGTTTTTAGAAATTCCAAAGTATTTTTTAATGGATTTTATCTCGGAACAGAACAAAGCGGTTATAACGGTTTTGAATACGATGTAACGGCTTATGTCAATTATGGTGGAGAAAATACAATCGTTGTCCGTGCCGATGCTTCTATGGAAGAAGGCTGGTTTTATGAGGGAGCAGGGATTTACAGACATGTGTATTTACAGAAAACAAATCCGATTCATGTTAAGGCAAATGGAACTTATGTCACTTCTGAATTGAAAAATAATGATGCAGAAATAACGGCAGAAGTTTCTATGGAAAATAAAGGGAATTTTACAGGATCGTTAGAAGTTATTCAAACTATTTTTGATGGTTCGAACAAACAGATTGTGACAAATTCTGAAAAAGTTACTGCGCCTGAATTTTATAAAACAGCAACTTTTACTTCAAAACTAAATGTAAAAAATCCACTTTTGTGGGATATTGATACTCCAAATTTATATCGTTTGGTTGCTCAAATTCAGCAAAATGGAAAAGTAATTGACAGTTATGAAACTACTTTTGGAATCAGAACCATTAAGTTTGATGCTGAAAATGGTTTTTTCCTTAACGGAAAACCTTTAAAACTGAAAGGAACCAACAATCATCAAGATCATGCAGGAATTGGTACGGCATTGCCAGATGAAATTCAGTATTATAGAATTAAAAAGCTCAAAGAAATGGGTTCAAATGCGTATCGTTGTTCGCATCATCCACCGACTCCTGAATTATTGAAAGCTTGTGACGAATTAGGAATGTTGGTGATTGATGAAACCCGTTTAATGGGAATTAACGATTATCATTTAAATGATTTACAGCGAATGATGGAACGTGACCGAAATCATCCCAGTATTTTCTGCTGGTCGGTTGGAAATGAAGAATGGAATATTGAAGGAGGTATTGTAGGTGAAAGAATTACCAATGTAATGCAGAATTTTGCCAAAAGTATCGATCCGACAAGACCAGTAACAGTTGGAATTAGCAGTGGATTTAAAAGTGGGATTTCGTCTGTAGTTGAAATTATGGGTTATAATTATCTTGGAAACGGAGATATTGATGCACATAGAAATCAGTTTAAAAATCAGCCCGGAATGGGAACGGAGGAAGGTTCTACGTTTGCAACCCGAGGGATTTATTTTACAGACGATGCCAAACATTACCAAAGTGCTTATGACAAAAAGCCAAGACCGACTTTTTACAGTATAGAAGAAGGCTGGAAGTTTTATTCGGAACGTCCTTATCTGGCCGGAATGTTTATTTGGACGGGTTTTGATTATCGAGGAGAACCAACGCCTTATGGCTGGCCATCGGTAACTTCGTATTTCGGAATGATGGATGTCTGCGGTTTTCCTAAAGACAATGTTTTTTATCTGAAATCCTGGTGGGGAAAAGAACCTGTTTTGCATCTATTACCGCATTGGAACTGGAATGGAATGGAAGGCACAGCAATTGATGTCTGGGCGTATTCAAATTGCGATGAAGTGGAACTTTTCCTAAACAAAAAGAGCCTTGGAAAAAAGAAAATGGAACAAAACGGCCATTTAGAATGGAAAGTAAATTATACGCCGGGAACTTTAGAAGCCGTAGGTTATAAAAACGGTAAAAAAGTACTGACTGAAATTCAGAAAACCACAGGAAAAGCCGAAAATATAAAATTGTCTTTGGATAAAGAAAATGTTGTAAAAGGAAATGTTTCTGTAGTTACAGTTGAAGTTACAGATAAAAATGGCTTACATGTTCCCATCGCAAACGATGAAATCGAATTTGCGATAAAGGGCGGTAAAATTTTAGGCGTAGGAAATGGTAATCCAACTTCACTAGAAAACGATCAGTTTATAGATGATTTGGCTTTGGTTTCGATAACGAATTTTCAGGAACAAAAAGGAACAACTTCGGTTTTGCCTCAGCAATTATCAAATTACCCGGAAAGTGAATGGATAACTGCTTTTAAAGACCGTGATTACAAAAAACAAGCGTCAAGTTATATTTATAGAGGGGAATTTGAATTGAAAAATAATTCGGTTAAAAATACGGTAAGTTTCTTCTACAAGAAAATAGGTGTAGAAACCGTTGTTTTTGTAAACGGAACTAAAGTAGAACCAAGTAAAGAAGATGCTCAAAAATATACTTTTAATACAGCGATTTTAAAAGAAGGAAAAAATACGATTCATATAGTAGCAACGCCTTTGCTAAAAGTAAAAGACTGGGACGTTATGAATACAGACCCTGGAGTTATTCAGATTATAACTCCAGCAGAGCCTTGGAAAAGAAAGCTTTTTAATGGTTATGCCCAAATCATTATCCAAAAAGAGGATAATGCCAAAGAAGTTATTTTATCCGCTTCCGCGAAAGGATTAAGAACCGGAAGCTTGAAGAATTAA